In Cyanobacterium stanieri LEGE 03274, the DNA window ACGTTGTTTGATTCTAGTAGCTTTACCTACTCTATCTCTGAGATAGTATAGTTTAGCTCGTCTAACTTTACCTCTACGGATAACTTGAATGTCCGCAATTTTAGGAGAGTGTAAAAGGAATACTCTTTCTACTCCTACCCCTTGGAAAATTTTACGAACGGTGATGGTTTCATTGATTCCACCATTGCGCATGGCGATAATAGTTCCCTCGAAGGGCTGGACTCTTTCTTTACCACCTTCTTGGATACGAACACCTACTTTTACGGTGTCGCCGACGTTAAGGGATGGTAATGAGCCTTTTTCTTTCATATAATCGGACTCGATGGACTCGATTATGGCTTTTGCATTTATAGACATTGACTTTTTATTTGTCCAAAACTCACAATTCATCATCATAGCTTTTTTGGGGAGTGCTTGTCAATGCTTCGTTGGTCTTATTTTGAATATGCTTAATTATGGGGCTTGATGAATTATTTATAGTAGGAAATGGGAAAACTCAGTTAAAGTAGAGATGTGTTTATTTTAGTTAATGAGGAAAATCTATCGCAATGCAGCCAGAAGGGGCAACGGAAAATACTATTCAATCCCTCAAAGATGCCCTTAATCGTTGTCAGGAATTGGGCATGAGAGTATCTAGGCAAAGAAGATTTATTTTGGAGTTGTTGTGGTCACGGCAGGATCATTTAAGTGCTAAACAAGTATATGATCTTCTCAGTCAACAGGGTAAACATATTGCACCTACGTCGGTTTATCAAAATTTGGAAGCTCTTTCTCACCATGGCATCATTGAGTGTGTGGATAGACACGATGGCAGATTATACGGTAATGTTACGGATGGACATAGTCATGTCAATATCATTGATACCAATAAAATTATTAATGTCAATGTGGAGTTACCTCCTGAGTTGATTGAGCAAATAGAACAACAGACGGGGGTAAAGGTTGTAAATTATCGTGTGGACTTTTTTGGCTATCGTAATCAAAATTAATCATGAAAAATGATGCTAATGTCAACATTTTGTTGATAGATGATGATCCTGTTTTTCGTCTTGGTTTAATTGCTTTAATTCAGGGGGAGAGTAATTCTAATATTAGAATTTTGGCGCAGGGTAAAATGGCGGATACTTTACCTTTGTTGAAGGAAAATCCTGCGGATTTGTTGTTGGTGTCTTTGGATTTGGCGGTTGAACCTGGGAGGATGAAAAGTTTGCTCGGTTTGAGCCGTAAGTTAGCAGATTCTTATCCTAATGTGCCTATTTTTTTGATTACTCCTTGGGGGAGTGATGAAAATATCAAAACTATTGCTAATGTTAGGGGTTGTTGTCCTCGAAATATTGCAATTCCTGAGCTAATTAAGGGTATTAAAATATGTGCTAGGGGTAAGAGTTATTTTGTTAATATTAAAAATAAAAATCGTCGCTTTATTGGTGGTTGGCTTTATCGTCAATGTGAGCTGGGTTTGAGGGAAATTGAAAGGGGTATTAGGGAAGTTAATTTTCATTTAAGGAATAGTAGTTTATCTCCTCTTGATGTACTTTTTTGGCAGGGCAGAAGGAGGGAGTTAAGGTTTGTAAGGTGGTTGGTGAGTCAGTTTGTGGCGACTCCTGATGGGATGTTAAATAGTTCTATGGACGATGAGGAGTTGTTGGGAGAGTCTGATTCTGTGGTTAGTTTACCTGCGTCACGGGTTGATTCTGCGATGGTTGTGGGTGGAGATGATGAGGTAGATTATGAAGATTTAATTATTAAAAAAATTGGCGGTTCTTTGAGTAACAAAACTGGATTATTTTTAGAGATTGATGTTTTAAGGGGGGATAAAAAAAAGGAACTTTTTTTGTTAATATTTAAGGAGTTTAAGCAGTTAGTTTTAGAGTTAAAAACTTTGGGTTTAAGGGAGAGTGAAGTTATTGAGAGAGAGTTATCTATTCTTCGGGAGTTGTGGCAGGGGGTTGTTACGAAGTTTTTGGGGCGATATGTGGCGTTAGATAGTGGTGATAGTAGGTTGGTGGATTTTAAGGAGACTGTTTTGAAGGAGGGACAATTTTTGGTGGCAAATAGTTTTATTAGTGTCCCTTTTTTTGATCAATTATTGTTATATTCTGTGTTAGGGAAGGACTTTTTTATTGATGGTCAAGTTTATGATTATCAGGGTAAGTCAGCTTGTGAAATTGAACAAATTTTGATGGAAAATGTGTTAGTGGCGATCGCCTGTAGCACCATGCAATTTACCTTAAATAATTTATCAGAATCCCAACCGATTAAACATAATCTTTTCAAACAAGAATGGAAATCATCCCGTAAGATAGCTATGTTTCGGAACAATTTAGCATGGAAATATAAAAGGGAAAAATATTGGCAAATCCCTCGTAACATTTTTGAAGACGAATATCAAATCTTAAAACTAGGTTATCAAGGTATTATCAAAACAAAAATCAGTCATCCACGACACCAAGAATTAAACTCCCTAACTGGTGTTCCTTGGTTAATTACCATGATGATTGAATTTGTAGATAGTATTACAAGGGGATTACAGGCGATCGCCGATATACTTGGAAAAGCAGTAGTCTTTATTCTCACAGAAATTATAGGTAGGGGAATAGGCTTAATCGGCAAAGGGATAATACAAGGAATCGGCAACAAAATCAAACCCTAAAACAACTTCCACCAACGGCGCCCCCCATCGGGAAACACCGTAGCCCAATTAACCCTAGCATCCTTCAACTGATTTTGACTAACCTTGACATTCTTTAAATTAGCCCCGCAAAAATTAGCATCCGCTAGATTTGCATTAGTAAAATCAGCCCCCTGTAGATTAGCCCCTCGAAAATCAGCATCCCGTAACTCACTCTTAGCAAAATAAGCCTGAGCTAAATTAGCATTAGAAAAATTAGCCCCCTGTAAATTAGAACTATAAAAATTACTCTGGGCCAAATTACTCTCAATAAAAATCGCCCCTTCCAATTGAGCATAGCGAAAAACAAACTTACTCAACTTAACCCCCGTCAAATTAATATTATTCAACTCCTGCTCACTAAAATCCTTCTTGCCCCCATTGTAGGCAGCCCTAAAACTCTCATCATCCCACTTAATAACAATATTATTAGTCTTTTTCTTTCTTTTTTGAATTGCCTGTCGTAGTTGTTGGGTAGGAGACATCGTCACATCCCCCGTCTGAGTGGCAGATAAATCAGTAGTCGAAACATCATCCGAACCCTTATCCGCAGATTGAATAACCGTTATAAAACTTTGGTTCAAACTCTGCTCAAAAGGTGCAACATCTAAACCCTTTAACAACTCCTCAGCAGTCTTGTAGCGCTCCTTCACATTGGGCATCAACATTTTACCCAGCACCTTCTTAAAACTAGGACTAATATTAACCTCATTTTCCCAAACAAGATCTCCGGTTTCCGAATCCCGTTCAAACTTTTTGGGAGACTTGCCCGTCAACAGATAGAGACAAGTAGCCCCAAGGGCATATATATCACTGGCATAAATGGGGCGCATCGCCATTTGTTCAGGGGGAGCATAACCCATGGTACCCACCGCAAATTGAGTGAGGGCAGTTTGTCCATAGGTTTGAGCTAATTGGGTATTAACCTGATCCTTTACTGCTCCAAAATCAATTAAAATCAATTTACCATCCTTTTTACGGCGCAGGATATTAGCGGGTTTAATATCTCGATGGATTACTTTTTCTGAATGTAAATATTGTAAAATCGGTACGATTTCCGCTAAAAATCTTTTAACCCCCAACTCTCCATATACCCCTTTTTCCTTAACTTCCTTTTGCAGATTATCACCATTAATCAACTCTTGAATAACATAAAACTTCTCATCGTCCACAAAATGATTAAGTAACTTAGGTATCTGAGGATGATTAATTTTAGCTAAGGTTTTGGCTTCCCTCTTAAATAAACTAAGAGCCATTTTAAAGGCTTGAGGATCATCTACAATGGGTCGTAACTGTTTTACTACACAAAGGGGATCATCTTTTTTAATTAAATCCACCCCCACAAAGGTAGCCCCGAAGCCTCCCTTACCCAATCTTTTGATGACTCGATAGCGTTTATTGAGAATTAAACTACAACCACAAGTATTACAGTTTTTGAGCTTAGGATGGTTTTTGGGGTTAGGACATTCAGGGTTGACACAATAACTAATAATCATCTGCTTTGCTTCATTTAGGGAAGATTTTTAACATTAGAATAAAAGATTAAAAACATATTCACTACCACCAACGTCGTTTACCATTGGGTAAGATAGTTCTCCAGTTAGTTTTGGCAAGGCGTAATTGCTCATCATCAACCTTTGCTTCCGTGAGATTAGCCCCACAGAGATTGGCATCTTTGAGACTAGCTTCTGTGAGATTGGCCTTTTGTAAATCAGCGCCTTGTAAGTCAGCATTTTTCAGGTTAGCTTTATATAGTTCGGCTCGTTTTAAAACAGCTTCCCGTAGGTTTGCTTGGGCAAAATTTGCCCCCATGAGATTAGTACGATAGAGGTTGGCTTTTTGTAAGTTTACCCCAATTAATTTACTTTGAGAAAAACTAGAGCCTGGTAATTTTAAACCTTCTAAATCAAAACCATTTAAGGTTTGTTGGCTAAAGTTACGATTACCCCGTTGATATTCTTGGATAATCATTTCTGGGGAGGTTATTTGTAGTTTTTGAACTTGAACTCTGGGGGTAGATATTTTTTGTTTAAGGGGTTGATTTTGTTTTTCCCTTCTCTTACGAATGGCATCGGCTAGGTTTTGGGTGGTTAAATTGGAACTAGAATCGCTGTCTTGTGGTTCATCGGGTTTATTTTCTTCTTTGGGGGTAGTGGTAGTAAAGAACATACTTTCTGCCAATTCTTGTTCGTAGGGTACTAAGTCTAGGGCTTCGATGACTTCCTTAGCGGAGTTAAATCTTTTCTTAACATCAATTTCGAGCATTTTATTTAAGACTTTGGCAAAGGTACTACTGACGGTGGTATGGTTTTCCCATGCTAGTTCCCCTGTTTCGGCGTCGCATAAGTCTTTGGGGGCTTTCCCTGTGAGTAGGAAAATGCAGGTTGCTCCAAGGGCATAAACATCGCTGGAGTAAACGGGGCGCATGGCTAGTTGTTCGGGGGGTGCAAAGCCCATAGTCCCGACAGAAATTTTAGTAAAGGCACTCTGGGGGTTGGCGTTCATGAGTTTGGTGTTAACTTCTTCTTTGACGGCCCCGAAGTCGATGAGAAAAAGTTTTTTGCTTTCTTTTTCCCTCAGGATATTACCCGGTTTGATGTCTCGGTGGATAACTTTACGGGAGTGGATATATTCTAGTACGGGGAGCATACTACGGAGGAAGTTTTTGGCGGAGGATTCTTGATAGATTCTGCCTTTTTTAACTTCTCTTTCTAAGTCTCGTCCTAGGATAAAGTCTTGAATGAGGTAGAATTGTTCTTTTTCTTCAAAGTAATCGATAAGTTTGGGAATTTGGGCATGTTCTAGTTTTGCCATGGTTTTGGCTTCCCGATTGAATAAGTCAAGAGCGGTGCTGTAGGAGTCGGGGTTGGCGGAGGCTGGGTCTAGTTGTTTGATGACGCAGTATTGATTTTTATTGCCCATGTCCACGGCAAGATAGGTGGTGCCGAATCCTCCTTTACCGATTTTTTTGATGGCGACGTATCTTTTATGGAGAATTAGATGAGATCCACAACTTCTGCATTTCCTTGTTTTGGTGTCGTTTTGGGGGTTTTCGCAATGGGGATTAAGGCAATAAATAACACTCATTCACTCTAGTTCTCTTCTGAGCTAATTTTGATTATTCATCAGAAAGTTTAATTTCAGTGTATCTTAATTTTTGATGATCGAGACTTTATGGTTAATAAAAAGTTGTGTTATGGGTGATTAGGTCGAGATTTTCTGATTAAAGGTGATAACATTTGATTCTAAGGCTATATTTTTTTATTATTAGTTTCTAATTAATATTTTCCTATGAAAGCAATGATTTTGGCGGCGGGGAAAGGTACTCGTATTCGTCCTATTACCCATACTATTCCTAAACCTTTGATTCCTATTTTACAAAAACCTGTGATGGAGTTTTTGTTGGAGTTGTTGAGGCAACATGGTTTTGATGAGGTTATGGTTAATGTGAGCCATTTGGCCGAGCAGATTGAGAGTTATTTTCGTGATGGGCAAAGGTTTGGGGTGCAGATTGGTTATTCTTTTGAAGGGAGTATTGTGGATGGTGAGTTGGTGGGTAATGCGTTAGGTTCGGCTGGGGGGATTAAGCGGATTCAAGAGTTTAATCCTTTTTTTGATGATACTTTTGTGGTGTTGTGTGGGGATGCTTTGATTGATCTTGATTTGACTGAGGTGGTGCGACGGCATAAGGAAAAAGGGGCGATCGCAACGGTGGTAACTAAGTCAGTGCCTAGGGAGGCAGTGCCGAGTTATGGGGTGGTGGTAACGGATGATGATGGCAAAATTTTAACGTTTCAGGAAAAGCCATCGGTGGAAGAAGCGCTGAGCACGGAAATTAATACGGGTATTTATATTTTTGAACCGGAGGTTATTGATTATATTCCTCCGAATCAGGAATATGATATTGGGGGTGATTTATTCCCTCGTTTGGTGGAGTTGGGTTTGCCTTTTTATGGGGTAAATATGGATTTTGAGTGGGTGGATATTGGTAAGGTGCCGGATTATTGGCAGGCGATTCGCTCGGTGTTATCTGGGGAAATTAAAAATGTGGATATTCCGGGTAAGGAGATTAAACCGGGGGTTTATACGGGGGTTAATGTGTCCATTAACTGGGATAAGGTGGATATTACTGGCCCTGTTTATATTGGGGGGATGACTCACATTGAGGATGGGGCAAAAATTGTTGGCCCGGCGATGATTGGCCCTAATTGTTGGATTTGTGAGGGGGCTACGGTGGATAATAGTGTTATTTTTGAGTATTCCCGTTTGGGTAGGGGGGTTCGTTTGGTGGACAAACTTGTTTTCGGTCGTTATTGTGTGGATAAGACGGGAAGTGCGATCGATGTTAAGGAGGCGGCGTTGGATTGGTTGATTACTGATTCTCGCCAAAATTGTCCCACTCATTTGGAAAGGGTGAAGGCGATTTCTGAGTTGATTAATTTTAGGTATTAAATTAATTGATAATGGATAATTGGGAGTTGATAATAAAAAAAATCAATTCTTTCTTGTTGGGTTTTAATATAAAGCCCAACCCACTGTAATGAGGTAATATTTTAGTGACGAATGAGTTAGAAAACAATCCGCAGTTTCGAGATTTTGTGGTGGATACTGGCAAAGTCAGGATTGATGTTTGGTTAGCGGAAAGTTTGGCGGATTTATCACGCTCTCGGGTACAAAGGTTGATTGAGGATGGGCAGGTATATGTTAACGATCGCATTTGTACCCAAAAAAAGCAAGTGTTAAGGGATGGAGATAAAATCCATGTCCACATTCCCCCTGCTGTGCCGTCGCACATTGAAGCGCAAGATATTCCCCTTGATATTCTCTATGAGGATGAGTTTTTAATTATTATCAACAAACCTGCTAATTTTGTGGTACATCCTGCCCCTGGCCATAGTCAAGGTACTCTGGTTAATGCTTTGTTGGCTCATTGTCCCGATTTGAAGGGCATCGGTGGGGTGGAGCGCCCTGGTATTGTCCATCGTCTTGATAAGGATACCACAGGGGCGATCGTGGTGGCAAAAACTGAGCCTGTGTTACATGATTTACAAGCCCAAATTAAGGCTAAAACTGCCCGTCGGGAATATTTGGCCGTGGTATATGGTTCTACCCATCAAGATAGTGGTACAATTGATCTGCCCATCGGTCGTCATCCTACCCAACGGAAAAAGATGGCGGTAGTATCTTTGGAAGATGGGGGCAAAAGGGCCATTACCCATTGGCAGGTGAAGGAGAGGTTGGGTAATTATTCTTGGTTACATTTTCGCTTAGAAACGGGGCGCACCCACCAAATTCGAGTCCATAGCACCCATATGGGCCATCCTATTATCGGCGATCAATTATACGGCTCTGGGCATTCGGTGGGGGTAAATCTTACCGGACAAGCATTACACGCTTTTTGTCTTACCCTTGTTCACCCTATTTTTAAGGAGGAAATAAGGGCGATCGCACCTATCCCCCCAGAAATGGAAAAATTGGTTAAAGTTTTGAAGAATAGACGTTAACAATTATTATCTTTTGCCCATTGCCTGTTGCCTATTGCCTCCTACTAACTTAACTTAACAGTTTCATAGGGCTTCGGCTCAATTACCTGAGTAGATAGATTAGCCCCTGTCAACATAGAGCGAAAATTATCCAAACTACCCTCCTCCTTAAGTAGATTAATCAAAAACCCTTTAAACTCAATGTCACCCCCCGCCGCAGTGGGTAAAATATATTCTGGTTTAAGCCACTGGCACACTTCTAAAGCATTTTTCTGCCCTTTAATCACTGGACCGATAAGGGGTATCTTAATACTGGTTAGAGGGGTAATAATGGCTTTAATACCCGTCTCAGTTTGCAAATTTTGCGAGTGGAAGCCGTGGGGCTCATAATAGATAGAATCACCGTTGGTTAAATCCTTGATAATATAACCATTTTCCACCAAAGTAGGCCCCACAGGAGAGCCTTTTACCGCCTTAATTTCTATGGTGTCATCAATGATATGACTTTCTCCATGGTTGAGGGTGATTATTGTTTGATAACCCAATTCCTGACAAACTTTACTGGCATTGGGAGAAGCAATAACTTTAATATTATGGTCTAATTCTTTTAAGGTAGGTGGATGGGCATGATCTTCTAACCCTTGGGAGAGTAAAATAAAATCTATGTTGCTGGGTATGGGTTGGGGATTACGTTTTTTTCCCTCAAATAACCAATCTAAATTACCAAAGGTTAAACTACCTACTAGCCAAGGATCTAGTAAAATTCTTTTATCTCCAATCTCAATTAACCATGAGTTACTGTCAAACCACGTTAGTTGCATAATATATTTTTCTTATAAAAAATAGCTTTTGTAATAAATTGTAACAATTATTCCGGAGAACGATGGAGGTTGTGTTGAATCATCATCACATGGGAGGCACATTGTTTGGCTTGTTTTTTACTTTTGCCATAACCTGTGGATTTGATGGTTTTATTACGATAATTAAGGGTAATAAGGCATTGGAAAAAGTTATCTATTTTGATGAATTTATATTCGGGATAATCCATTTGATTTGTTTGACAAAGATCATGAATTAGGGATATATAATCTTTTTCAACGGTGGATTTTATGGGGGGGGAAGATGGGTGGTTTTCCTCTGTTTTAATATCTTCTATGGTAGGATTTTGAGGACTGTTGGTTAAATTATTTTCTAAGAAGGCTTTAATATAGTTGAGAGCTGACTTTTGTTTGGCTTTACTCTTTTTTTTATCGATGGCAGGGTGCATAGTGGTTAAACCATCTACATAGCAAAAACTATAGTATCCCTCCTGTTGAGGATACTTATCTATTTTATATTCTACTTTGACATGGTCTAATTGCGATCGCACTAACAACACTGATACAGCGTCAATCTGTTGACCAAAAAAACTATTTATCTTAGCCACAAACCATAACTTATAAAAGTCTTTTGGTTGTAAATAATCAATCTTCTTTTCTACCTCCATTAAAAAATCATTAGTTAAAGAATTACTATCGATTTTTTCATGTAATAAAGCTGAAAAATTTTCTTCAGCCGTCACATTTTTATCTTCCCCCCGATGAGCATTATTAACTAAAACCTTAGATTTATTATCTTTAACTAACTGATTATTAACATATGCCTTAATAGCCATGAGGGCAGAAGTTTGTTTAGCCTTAACTTTTTTGACATCTTCTGCAAAATCAGCGGTAGTTAAACCATTTATAAAACATTTTGCCCGATAGGTTTTATGTTTTTGATTATATTTAACCTCATAATTAACAGTAATATTTTTGATTTGAGAGGCAATTAATAATATAGATATAGTATCGAGATTATCTAAATAAAAAAAGTCATCAATTCTAGCCACAAACCAGATAAAATAAAAATCCTTTAGAGATAAAGTATTAAGCCTTTCTTGGATATAAATTCTTAGTTCAGGTAAACGTTTTTTAGAAGTAAAGTATTCTAATAATTCAGAAAAATCATCCCTAGATAAACTTCTAATCTCTTGCTCCTTAATATGGTCATATTTATTAGCTATATCTACTTTTCTCTTAATACTTAGATAAAGAGATTTATCTTCCTTAAATTGACAGTGAAAATCATTAATATAATCAGCAATAACTTGTAACTCATCAAGATTATAGGGAGAAGATTTTTTATTAATATATGCTTTAATAATGCGATGATTAACCAAATCAACAAAACGTCGAAGGGGGCTAGTAAAATGAGAATAAGTTTCTAGGGCTAAACCCACGTGTTGTAAAGGACAGGGGCTATAAATAGCCGGAACTAGACAATGTCCCATTTCTTTGATAGCCTGATCTAAGTCTTGAATACCGACATCTTGAGTACGGAAAAGAGCAGGAATTTTTTCTTGAGCTAATAAACGGGCAATGGTAGTATTAGTTAAGATCATTAATTCAGCAATTAACTGATGGGTATTCACATTTTCAGCAATTAAATTACCATCTTCATCAATGTAACCATCATCGGTTAAGATACCTGATTTACCTTTTCTTTGACTAGCTAATACTTGGGTAATTTTTTGAATTGTGACTAATAATTGATCATGTTTTTTGGTAGTGGGATTTTTTAAAATATTTTCGACTTCTTCATAACTAAAAGCCCTTAAGTTTTTAAAAATAGTTTCTTGTATCTCAAATTTTATAATGTTGCCTTGACTATCAAGGGTAAAAAAAATTGTCAGGGCTAGTCTTTCTTTTCCTTCCTCCAATGATCCTAAATTGGTACTAATATGAACAGGTAACATAGGAGTATTAGGGTTAGTATGATAGAGGGTAATTACTCTTTTTAATGCCTCTTGATCGATGGGAGAATTTTTAGGAATTAAAGCACCTACGTCAGTGATACTAATCTGTAATTCAAACTGATTATTATCCAATTCAATTAACCAAATAGCATCATCTCTATCAACGGTGGTGGCATCATCAATGGTAATTCCAAAAACACAGGGGCGCTGTTGTCGTGCGAGGTTGATTTTTTCTACTAAATTGACATTAGAAGCCTGATTAACTTGTTCATAGCTAAATTTTCTGGGGGTAATGGATGATTTCATGGGTGAATAATTAGACTAGGGAATGGGGAGAATAACACAAAAGTAAGAAGCCGATTAGACATCTCCCATAATAGGAATTTTAAAGGCTGAAGTCCTTATTACAAATAAACGAAAAGAATTAATGGGCAAATTAAAGGATTTAGATTAAAGGTTCTTTTTTTGTTCTTTTAGCTTTTATTATTAATTATTCGTTATCAATTATCAATTGTTTTTTGTACTATGATGAATAAAAATTCAATATAATAAGCATCTGAGATGAAGCGTAACCTCTGGCAACAATTACTCTCAATCCCTTTTACTCTCCTTGTTTTCAATTCTGCGATCGCCATGAATAACCCCCCTAGAAACCCTGAAAAAATAGAAGAATGTGACATTTTAGTAATTGGCGGAGGTTTAGCAGGGGCAGGGGCGGCTTACGAAGGCTTATTGATGGGTAAAACCGTTTGTTTAACAGAGATTACCGACTGGGTGGGGGGACAAATTTCCTCCCAAGGCACATCAGCGCTAGATGAGAGAAACACCCAAAGACAAGAATTATTTTTCCCTCAGGGTTATTTAGAATTTCGAGATCGCATTGGGGATTTTTACGGTAAATTAAATTTGGGAGAATGCTGGGTAAGCGCTTCTTGTTTTTTACCCAAAGATGCCCATACTATTCTCTATCAACAATTGATAGATGCAGCTAGGAAGGGTAACGGTACATTAAAATGGTTTCCCAATACCGTCATTAAAGATGTGCAAGTAGAGGCAGTGGCCAATGGTGGCACAGGAGAACAAATTGTAAGTGCGATCGCCCTTAGCCATCAACCCCAACCCAACACCCCTCCCCTCAATAGCGAACCCCTTTCCAAAATTATCGAAGACGCTTATAGCTACGAAGATTCCTCCAGACTCAAGAAAACAGTCATTAAATTCGTCCCGCCCCAAAACGACAAATCAGAAGTAAAAGCCCCTTGGATGGTCATAGAAGCCACAGAAACAGGGGAAATCATCGGTTTAACAGACATACCCTATCGCCTTGGTATCGATCCCCTTTCTCCCTACGAGCCATCCTCCTCCAGTAGAACAACAGATCCCTACTGTACCCAAGGTTTTACCTACACCTTCGCCATGGAAAAAACTGCAACCCCTCAACCCCAACCAGAGCCAGAATTTTATCAACAATACGCCCCCTACTACAGCTACGAACTAGAAAGACTAGCCGACTTTGATCTTGTTTTTACCTACCGTCGCATCTATAAAGCCCAACCCAGCGAAAGAGTTACCTTTGGGGGTATTGGCTTCACCAAACCCACCCCTGGAGATATTTCCATGCAGAATTGGACTTGGGGTAACGACTACCGCCCCGGCACCTCCGTGGACAACCTTATTTATACCAGAGAGCAACTCCAAGCCACAGGACAATTACAGCCCCACGGTTGGATGGGAGGATTACGCACCGAAACCCTCTTTAAAGGGGAACAAAATGCCATCGGTTTTTATCATTGGCTAGTGGCAGGGACAACAGATTCTCAACTAGGAGAAGGAGTAAAACAACCTCATCCTGATCATATTTTCCTCCAAGGATTTGATTCCCCCATGGGTACAGCCCACGGACTTTCTAAATATCCCTACATTCGTGAGGGAAGAAGAATTATTGGTCGCCCTAACTATGCCCATCCCGATGGTTTTACGGTCAATGAAGTGGACATTTCCAGAATAAACTATGATGATGACTATTACAAAGAAACCCTCACCCCCCAAGAATATCGTCAACTTAGAGCCATCATTGCAGGATTAGAAGGATTTGCGGTCATCAGCGGGGAAATTTCCCCCGAACAAGCTCCCAAAAGAAGTCGTTCCACCATTTATGCTGATTCTGTGGGCATTGGACATTATGCCATCGATTTTCACCCCTGTATGAGTGAAAGTCCCCATGAAAAACCAGGTAATACGGAAAGAGAAGGAGAAAGACGGGGTCAAGGACAGGCTTACCCCTTTCAAATTCCTCTTTCGGCGATGATTCCCCAAAAAATAGATAATATGATTGTGGCAGGAAAAAGCATCGCTACAAGTCACATC includes these proteins:
- a CDS encoding MBL fold metallo-hydrolase — encoded protein: MQLTWFDSNSWLIEIGDKRILLDPWLVGSLTFGNLDWLFEGKKRNPQPIPSNIDFILLSQGLEDHAHPPTLKELDHNIKVIASPNASKVCQELGYQTIITLNHGESHIIDDTIEIKAVKGSPVGPTLVENGYIIKDLTNGDSIYYEPHGFHSQNLQTETGIKAIITPLTSIKIPLIGPVIKGQKNALEVCQWLKPEYILPTAAGGDIEFKGFLINLLKEEGSLDNFRSMLTGANLSTQVIEPKPYETVKLS
- a CDS encoding FAD-dependent oxidoreductase, with translation MKRNLWQQLLSIPFTLLVFNSAIAMNNPPRNPEKIEECDILVIGGGLAGAGAAYEGLLMGKTVCLTEITDWVGGQISSQGTSALDERNTQRQELFFPQGYLEFRDRIGDFYGKLNLGECWVSASCFLPKDAHTILYQQLIDAARKGNGTLKWFPNTVIKDVQVEAVANGGTGEQIVSAIALSHQPQPNTPPLNSEPLSKIIEDAYSYEDSSRLKKTVIKFVPPQNDKSEVKAPWMVIEATETGEIIGLTDIPYRLGIDPLSPYEPSSSSRTTDPYCTQGFTYTFAMEKTATPQPQPEPEFYQQYAPYYSYELERLADFDLVFTYRRIYKAQPSERVTFGGIGFTKPTPGDISMQNWTWGNDYRPGTSVDNLIYTREQLQATGQLQPHGWMGGLRTETLFKGEQNAIGFYHWLVAGTTDSQLGEGVKQPHPDHIFLQGFDSPMGTAHGLSKYPYIREGRRIIGRPNYAHPDGFTVNEVDISRINYDDDYYKETLTPQEYRQLRAIIAGLEGFAVISGEISPEQAPKRSRSTIYADSVGIGHYAIDFHPCMSESPHEKPGNTEREGERRGQGQAYPFQIPLSAMIPQKIDNMIVAGKSIATSHIAAAAYRVHSFEWSSGAAAGTTAAMALDKNILPYEFTEGFAFRNSHLQALKQVLERNGNPTAFPNTSIFNQDWDDWR
- a CDS encoding RNB domain-containing ribonuclease; amino-acid sequence: MKSSITPRKFSYEQVNQASNVNLVEKINLARQQRPCVFGITIDDATTVDRDDAIWLIELDNNQFELQISITDVGALIPKNSPIDQEALKRVITLYHTNPNTPMLPVHISTNLGSLEEGKERLALTIFFTLDSQGNIIKFEIQETIFKNLRAFSYEEVENILKNPTTKKHDQLLVTIQKITQVLASQRKGKSGILTDDGYIDEDGNLIAENVNTHQLIAELMILTNTTIARLLAQEKIPALFRTQDVGIQDLDQAIKEMGHCLVPAIYSPCPLQHVGLALETYSHFTSPLRRFVDLVNHRIIKAYINKKSSPYNLDELQVIADYINDFHCQFKEDKSLYLSIKRKVDIANKYDHIKEQEIRSLSRDDFSELLEYFTSKKRLPELRIYIQERLNTLSLKDFYFIWFVARIDDFFYLDNLDTISILLIASQIKNITVNYEVKYNQKHKTYRAKCFINGLTTADFAEDVKKVKAKQTSALMAIKAYVNNQLVKDNKSKVLVNNAHRGEDKNVTAEENFSALLHEKIDSNSLTNDFLMEVEKKIDYLQPKDFYKLWFVAKINSFFGQQIDAVSVLLVRSQLDHVKVEYKIDKYPQQEGYYSFCYVDGLTTMHPAIDKKKSKAKQKSALNYIKAFLENNLTNSPQNPTIEDIKTEENHPSSPPIKSTVEKDYISLIHDLCQTNQMDYPEYKFIKIDNFFQCLITLNYRNKTIKSTGYGKSKKQAKQCASHVMMIQHNLHRSPE
- a CDS encoding RluA family pseudouridine synthase; amino-acid sequence: MTNELENNPQFRDFVVDTGKVRIDVWLAESLADLSRSRVQRLIEDGQVYVNDRICTQKKQVLRDGDKIHVHIPPAVPSHIEAQDIPLDILYEDEFLIIINKPANFVVHPAPGHSQGTLVNALLAHCPDLKGIGGVERPGIVHRLDKDTTGAIVVAKTEPVLHDLQAQIKAKTARREYLAVVYGSTHQDSGTIDLPIGRHPTQRKKMAVVSLEDGGKRAITHWQVKERLGNYSWLHFRLETGRTHQIRVHSTHMGHPIIGDQLYGSGHSVGVNLTGQALHAFCLTLVHPIFKEEIRAIAPIPPEMEKLVKVLKNRR